Genomic segment of Apium graveolens cultivar Ventura chromosome 7, ASM990537v1, whole genome shotgun sequence:
CGCTATAAAGCAAATGCACCCTGATAAAAGTGCAGGGCCAGACGGATTAAATCCAGCTTTCTATCAGCATTTTTGGCATTTATTCAGAAGGGAGGTGTTTCTCTGTTGCAAGAAATGGCTAACAGATGTAGCTTTTCCCTTGGATTTGAATGATACAAATGTGGTGCTAATACCTAAAAAGGAGAATGCAGATGAGATGAAAAATTTAAGGCCAATCGCACTTTGTAATGTGCTTTATAAGGTGATAGCAAAGGTGTTAGCCAACAGGTTAAAAAGCATCCTTCCTAGCATTATAACTGATAATCAATCAGCTTTTGTTCCGGGGAGAAGTATAACGGACAACGTATTGCTGGCCTTCGAATTACTACACTATATGAAGCAAAAAAAGAAAGGTGCGGAAGGGGTGGTTGCTCTGAAACTAGATGTTAGTAAAGCTTATGACATGATAGACTGGGGATTCCTGATGCATTAAATGAAGCAGCTGGGTTTTGATGATAAATGGATTGCATGGATGTTGTGTGTCACAACAGTGTCCTATTCTATGAATTTTAATGGCACTCAGGTAGGTCCTATTAACCCTTCAAGAGGGCTGCGTCAAGGTGACCCATTATCACCTTATTTGTTTCTTTTTAGTGTGGAAGGGTTGTCAAGAATGATACAGAAGTCAGTGAATGAAGGTAAAGTACAGGGCTGTAGGATTTGTACGCAAGCTCCTGCAATAACACATTTGTTATTTGCAGACGACAACTTTCTATTCTGTCGATCAGAGATAGAGGAGGTCATGGAGGTTAAGGCCATTTTGCAGAATTATGAATTGCATTCTGGGCAAGCTATATATTTTAGCTCAAATGTTAGAGTGGATAAGCAAAAGGAAGTGAAGAATATTCTGGGAGTGTATAACGATCTAAGCACTGGGAAGTACCTTGGTTTACTGTCCTTAATTGGGAGGTCGAAGAAAACAGcttttaattttttaaaagatcatTTATGGAGTAAACTTCAGGGCAGGGCTGCTAAGAGCCTATCGAAGGCTGGTAAAGTTGTTCTTCTTCGAACAGTAGCTCAAACCACCTTCATATGCAATGTCTTATTTCTTACTCCCGAAGTCCTTATGTGCTGAACTTGAACGGATGATGAACAACTATTGGTGGGGATCACAAGGGAATAATAGGAAAGGAATAAAGTGGGCTTCATGGACAAACATGAGTATGGCGAAGGAACTAGGTGGTCTTGCTTTTCGGGATTTGCAAGGCTTCAACTTGGCACTTCTTGGGAAACAATGCTGAAATTTGTTGTGTAACCCAAACTCTTTGGTTGCAAGAGTGCTTAAGGCGAAGTACTACCCACAAACAACTTGATGGGAGGACAATTAATGTGAGTAAGGATGCTTGGATTCGAGGAAAAGATGGTAATATAGTAGATGATCAGTATTTAGCCTCAGTTAATGACTTAAAGGTATGTGATTTATTTATTTGGTATTTTCAAGTAGTGATGCTAGTTATATATTAGCGATACTTGTTCCTAACAATCAGTCACGAGATCGCGTAGCTTGGTATCATTCAACAAATGGGAAATACAGTGCCAAGACGGGGTACAAATTCTGGCAGAATCAATTCAGTCAATGCATGAGATTGGAGGTGAGCAAGGGATGGGGTCGTTTGTGGCATATACATGTCCCTCAGAGAATAAAAATGTTGTTATGGAGGACCTGCAGAAATGTTGTTCCTGTTCGTAATATATTGAGAGGAAAATGAGTGAATACAACTATTTTGTGTCCTATGTGCGGAGTGGATGTTGAACATTTACGCCATATTTTTGTTGAGTGCATTTATGCACAAGCGTGTTGGCATGAGCTAGGGGTGCAACTTGATTTTTCTGCAATTCTCTCTTACCCAGATTGGCTGTTGCAGACTATAGCTGCTGAGTCCTATGGAAAACTAGAACATATAACAACAATTATGTGGGGCATTTGGTCAGCTAGAAATTTTAAGGTTTGGCAAAATAAGTTGGTTACGGCTCAACAGACAATACAGTGGAGCGCTACCCAAGTAAAACAATGGCGTGAAAGTCAGCAACAAACACCCTCAAACAACAGAATCTGTGCTCAGTCCGTAGTTAAAGAAATCAAATGGAAGCCTCCGAGTGAAAGTCGTTTGAAGGTTAATGTAGATGCCCATGTTGTTCCGGACTGTAATTGGTTTTCATGTGGCTTTATTCTTCGAGATCACAGAGGCCACTTCATCCGGGCTCGAACTCACAAGTTTGCAGGTACAGTACTAGTTATGGAAGCGGAAGCCATTGCTGTGCGGGAAGCTATCAGATGGATCATCTCTATGGGAATGGACAATGTTGACATTGAAAGTGATTCACTCTGCACAGTTAATGCGGTTAATAGTGGAACAGATAATCTCTTGGAAGTAGGGGTGGTATTTTAAGAATGTCGGAAGTTATTAGAAGGTTGTAGGAATGTCTTGGTTGATTTTATTAAAAGCCAAGCGAACAAGGTGGCTCATTTGATTGCTAGAGTACCTTGCGAAGTTGGTTGCCTTATTGATATTTTGACTCCTCCACAGTCTGTGTTGGAGCACCTTGTAAGAGAAAGCTTATTGAATTAATATGATTCCCCTGTTTCAAAAAACAATTGAAGGGAAATAAAATATACAGAGAGTAGTAGTTAATTTTTGTCGgttgagattttattacataaaattttaaaaaatagttataattttttttagtgGGTACCAATATTTAGGATCTAAACATTGTTTCCTTATTAATTTAGATAGTTGATAACCCGTGCGAAGCACGTGcctgaaattaaaaataatattatgacattattatttgcataaaatcAAAACTCATAATTCTTTCAAAATACagatttaaatataatatataaaataatctAAATACAACCCATAAATtacattaaaaaatatttttttaattcaaaGTAAATAAATGTTATGATTGACAATAACAAATACAATggttaaatcaataattttcagtttaaaagttaataaatgttactaaaTTCATTTGTtattacttattatttttaaaattatactttaGAAAATACAACCAAGAAtagaagtcaattcgtgttaatagtttactttgtaattcatagttttcaaaataaaagtaaatatatgttattttacttaattgaacgtaacttaataaatatttaatacaatttataaataaataaaatttacagagaatataagtcaattcgtgttagttATTTAGTTTGTAGTTTgtagtttttctaaaattaaaaaaaatataagttaatttatttaatttaacggaacttaataaatttttaatataatttacaaatcgtttaaaaatatttttattttatgacGTAAATAGACAATTGATGAACACTAACTAAAAAGAAAATAAACGAATTGTAAATAGAcaatctaacatattagttttatttttgaaataaaatttacaaagaataTAAGTCGATTTGTGTTAAAAATAAAGAGAATTAAGAATAGAAGTCAACTTATATGAGAccgatttttttaaaaacaaagtTTTTTGAGAATAGAAGTCAACTTATACACGTAAGTACCAAATTTGGTACTTTGGTACTTTGATACTTTTAGTACCAAATTATACAttgtttcgcttattaataaagaggATAGATAATAATCTTTCGTAAACACactataaatatcaataaaaatataaatttcaaccattacaatatttttaaaaactgtagtatcactaacttatacagttatatatattaataaatattatcaaatcatattattaaaatatcaaaataaataagtttcaaaacttaaattttttacttcaaattaaattcaaaaaatatgtaatatttaaaaatattccattactcacaatataattataaataaaattctaATATGTTTATTTAATTCGTTGTTAGGTATAATTATCTTTGTAAAAACAtctataatttttaataaaattgaatctttcaataaataatatttcttttaaaactaaaatttcactaaattatacacatgcttatttaaaataattatcaaaattatcAAACAATTCTAATAAATAAACTTCAAAGCTTGAAATTATCActtcaaattaaattaaaaaattatataatattaaaaataatccgTACATCCCATGGGTGCCCGGTTGCAAGGGGGCACCCACTATTTCACACCGCAGGAAATTTCTATCCTATAGATGTCTCGGCGCTTTCATTATCCTTTTCTTTATTTTTGCTTTCCCTTTTTGCTGACGATTGCTACTTCTTCTTCAGAGCAAGTGCTATGGAAGCAGACATTTTAAAACGTATTCTGAATAGGTATGAGGGGATGTTCGGACAAAGGACAAATTACACAAAATCAGTGCTTACGTGTTCACCAAGCACAAGTGCTGAAAATTGTACTAAGATTTGTCAGATTCTGGAGGTCAATGTTTGCCAAAGTCCAGGAAAATACCTAGGCATGCCTATGGTGGTGGGAAGAAATAAGTGTACAACTTTCTCATTTTTGTCTGAACGGGTGGAGAAAAAATTGTAGGGGTGGCAAAATCAGTCCATCTCGAGAGCTGGGAAAGTTACGTTACTCAAAACAGCAGCTCAGGTTATTCCAAATTTTTGGATGAATATGTTTTTGATACCAGCAGAAATCACAGATAGGATTGAAAAATCTATGAATGCTTTCTA
This window contains:
- the LOC141673144 gene encoding uncharacterized protein LOC141673144, which gives rise to MKQLGFDDKWIAWMLCVTTVSYSMNFNGTQVGPINPSRGLRQGDPLSPYLFLFSVEGLSRMIQKSVNEGKVQGCRICTQAPAITHLLFADDNFLFCRSEIEEVMEVKAILQNYELHSGQAIYFSSNVRVDKQKEVKNILGVYNDLSTGKYLGLLSLIGRSKKTAFNFLKDHLWSKLQGRAAKSLSKAECLRRSTTHKQLDGRTINVSKDAWIRGKDGNIVDDQYLASVNDLKCQDGVQILAESIQSMHEIGGEQGMGSFVAYTCPSENKNVVMEDLQKCCSSCWHELGVQLDFSAILSYPDWLLQTIAAESYGKLEHITTIMWGIWSARNFKVWQNKLVTAQQTIQWSATQVKQWRESQQQTPSNNRICAQSVVKEIKWKPPSESRLKVNVDAHVVPDCNWFSCGFILRDHRGHFIRARTHKFAGTVLVMEAEAIAVREAIRWIISMGMDNVDIESDSLCTVNAVNSGTDNLLEVGVGWQNQSISRAGKVTLLKTAAQWGNGGTNKDATVAGLLDEGKLHWDEEILNDLCNERDREFIKQVPVTRITNADTWFWLFNDLGKFTVRSCYRRLRGESECVDRSFWRKLWKLKLPGKVVNLVWCAYRNCLHAANALATKGININTICSWCEMYAENDIHVLFQCCFAREIWDNTGLSHVLTVMPNDTILEQAQQQRGVATSQQQQPVRTWNKPGAGWIKINTDVACYVGSNKISVGCVIRDDRGSFVCARSNAIQGTFHPREAEAVGLKEALSWVKDWRRHRCVFECDSKVLVDAAKGEAGTTYFHLIVEECRDILKHFEEVLVCFIHRSANIAAHNLAQVAYSTSGPMEWLDTAPNFLNCNLDPEF